DNA sequence from the Oncorhynchus clarkii lewisi isolate Uvic-CL-2024 unplaced genomic scaffold, UVic_Ocla_1.0 unplaced_contig_2634_pilon_pilon, whole genome shotgun sequence genome:
ATTCCTAGTCCCCCACCTGGTCTGatagacccctccctccctccatcacaacaacacagtccaacCTCCCAGTCCTAGTCCCCCCACCTGGTCTGATagacccctccctccatcacaacaacacagtccaacCTCCCAGTCCTAGTCCCCCCACCTGGTCTGatagacccctccctccctccatcacaacaacacagtccaacCTCCCAGTCCTAGTCCCCCACCTGGTCTGATAGACCCCTCCAtcacaacaacacagtccaacCTCCCAGTCCTAGTCCCCCACCTGGTCTGatagacccctccctccctccatcacaacaacacagtccaacCTCCCAGTCCTAGTCCCCCCACCTGGTCTGatagacccctccctccctccatcacaacaacacagtccaacGTCCCAGTCCTAATCCCCCCACCTGGTCTGatagacccctccctccctccctccatcacaacaacacagtccaacCTCCCAGTCCTAGTCCCCTACCTGGTCTGatagacccctccctccctccatcacaacaacacagtccaacCTCCCAGTCCTAGTCCCCCACCTGGTCTGatagacccctccctccctccatcacaacaacacagtccaacCTCCCAGTCCTAGTCCCCCCACCTGGTCTGATagacccctccctccatcacaaaAACACAGTCCAACCTCCCAGTCCTAGTCCCCCACCTGGTCTGATagacccctccctccatcacaacaacacagtccaacCTCCCAGTCAAGAGTAGACATGGTGTTTGGTGTCTCATCCTTTATGGGTAGGTTCAGTTGGCTACATTGCGTGACGTTTCCCCCAAAAATGGTGTACACCGTTCTTCAACAGCCTTTGTGGTACATGTGCTCCTGTTTGGTGGGTGTGGCCTGAGCAATATGGGTGTGGCCTGATCCATGTGGGTGTGACTGTCTGAAATTGCAAAACTCGTCCAGCCACGCCATATGGTAATTGCCCTCTTGTGCCACCATAATCAAGTTTTTCAACTGGTCGTTCAGTACAGTACTGTTTCCCGTTGAATTCAACGCTGCACGCCATTCTGTCATACTGAACCTCAGCTCATGTGTCAGCAGCCCAGCCAAGACTCCCTCCCCCGGACCCTCTTATTGAGCCCTATCCATTAGGTGTCAGCAGCCCAGCCAAGACTCCCTCTCCCGGACATCACCCTCTTATTGAGCCCTATCCATTAGGTGTCAGCAGCCCAGCCAAGACTCCCTCCCCCAGACCCTCTTATTGAGCCCTATCCATTAGGTGTCAGCAGCCCAGACAAGACTCCCTCTCCCGGACATCACCCTCTTATTGAGCCCTATCCATTAGGTGTCAGCAGCCCAGCCAAGACTCCCTCCCCCAGACCCTCTTATTGAGCCCTATCCATTAGGTGTCAGCAGCCCAGACAAGACTCCCTCTCCCGGACATCACCCTCTTATTGAGCCCTATCCATTAGGTGTCAGCAGCCAGAGAAacctcccactctgtctcccaCCTGGCCCATAAGAGCCCCCCCTCCACAAACAAGCCCACTTAACCCGCTCTCTCgtcctccatctcatctgcccctctctctcgccctccatcttatctgcccctctctctcgccctccatctCATCTGTCCTGCTCTCTCGCCCTCCATCTCATCTACCCcgctctctcaccctccatctcatctgcccctctctctcatccctccatctcatctgcccctctctcatccctccatctcatctgcccctctctctcgtcctccatctcatctgcccctctctctcgccctccatctcatctacccctctctctcgccctccatctcatctgcccctctctctcgtcctccatctcatctgcccctctctctcatccctccatctcatctgcccctctctctcatcctccatctcatctgcccctctctctcgtcctccatctcatctgccactctctcacctccatctcatctgcccctctctctcgccctccatctcatctgcccctctctctcgtcctccatctcatctgcccctctctctcatccctccatctcatctgcccctctctctcgtcctccatctcatctgcctctctctcgtcctccatctcatctgcccctctctctcacctccatctcatctgcccctctctctcatccctccatctcatctgcccctctctctcatcctccatctcatctgcctctctctcaactccatctcatctgcccctctctctcgccctccatctcatctgcccctctctctcgcctccctctctctcacctccctctctctcgtcctccatctcatctgcttctctctcacctccatctcatctgcccctctctcacctccctctctctcacctccctctctctcgtcctccatctcatctgcttctctctcacctccatctcatctgcccctctctcacctccctctctctcacctccctctctctcgtcctccatctcatctgcttctctctcacctccatctcatctgcccctctctctcgccctccatctcatctgcctctctctcacctccatctcatctgcccctctctctcaccctccatctcatctgcccctctctctcgccctccatctcatctgcccctctctctcgccctccatctcatctgcccctctctctcgcctccctctctctcacctccctctctctcgtcctccatctcatctgcttctctctcacctccatctcatctgcccctctctcacctccctctctctcacctccctctctctcgtcctccatctcatctgcttctctctcacctccatctcatctgcccctctctcacctccctctctctaacctccctctctctcgtcctccatctcatctgcttctctctcacctccatctcatctgcccctctctctcgccctccatctcatctgcctctctctcacctccatctcatctgcccctctctctcgccctccatctcatctgcccctctctctcgccctccatctcatctgcccctctctctcgtcctccatctcatctgcccctctctctcacctccatctcatctgcccctctctctcatccctccatctcatctgcccctctctctcatcctccatctcatctgcctctctctcacctccatctcatctgcccctctctctcgccctccatctcatctgcccctctctctcgcctccctctctctcacctccctctctctcgtcctccatctcatctgcttctctctcacctccatctcatctgcccctctctcacctccctctctctcacctccctctctctcgtcctccatctcatctgcttctctctcacctccatctcatctgcccctctctcacctccctctctctcacctccctctctctcgtcctccatctcatctgcttctctctcacctccatctcatctgcccctctctctcgccctccatctcatctgcctctctctcacctccatctcatctgcccctctctctcaccctccatctcatctgcccctctctctcgccctccatctcatctgcccctctctctcgccctccatctcatctgcccctctctctcgcctccctctctctcacctccctctctctcgtcctccatctcatctgcttctctctcacctccatctcatctgcccctctctcacctccctctctctcacctccctctctctcgtcctccatctcatctgcttctctctcacctccatctcatctgcccctctctcacctccctctctctaacctccctctctctcgtcctccatctcatctgcttctctctcacctccatctcatctgcccctctctctcgccctccatctcatctgcctctctctcacctccatctcatctgcccctctctctcgccctccatctcatctgcccctctctctcgccctccatctcatctgcccctctctctcgccctccatctcatctgcccctctctctcacctccatctcatctgcccctctttctcacctccctccatctcatctgcccctctctctcgccctccatctcatctgcccctctctctcgccctccatctcatctgcccctctctctcgccctccatctcatctgcccctctctctcgccctccatctcatctgcccctctctctcacctccctctctctcacctccctctctctcacctccctctctctcacctccctctctctcacctccctctctctctcctccctctctctctcctccctctctctcacctccctctctctcacctccctctctctctcacctccctctctctcacctccctctctctctcctccctctctctcacctccctctctctcacctccctctctctcacctccctctctctcacctccctctctctcacctccctctctctctcctccctctctctctcctccctctctctcacctccctctctctctcacctccctctctctcacctccctctctctctctcctccctctctctcacctccctctctctcacctccctctctctctcctccctctctctctcctccctctctctcacctccctctctctctcacctccctctctctcacctccctctctctctctcctccctctctctctcctccctctctctcacctccctctctctcacctccctctctctcacctccctctctctcacctccctctctctctcctccctctctctcacctccctctctctcacctccctctctctcacctccctctctctctcctccctctctctcacctccctctctctcacctccctctctctcacctccctctctctcacctctctctcacctctctctcacctccctctctctcacatccctctctctcacctccctctctctcacctccctctctctcacctccctctctctctctcacctccctctctctctctcacctccctctctctcacatccctctctctcacctccctctctctcacctctctctcacctccctctctctcacctccctctctctcacctctctctcacctccctctctctcacctccctctctctctctcctaccaggtGATCAGACAGCTGATGAAGAAAGAGTTTACTCTGGAGTTCTCTCGGGACCGCAAGTCCATGTCTGTGTACTGTACCCCCACCAACAAAACAGGCTCTGGGTGCAAGATGTTcatcaaggtacacacacacacacacacacacacacacacacagacagtcagacacacacacacacacacacacacacacacagacacacagacacacagacagacagacagacagacagacagacacctcaaTCAACAGATCAACCGAATGTGACTATGCATTTTCTCTATAAGCCAGAGTGGGAGAGGAGCTTGGATGTCCATTGTGACCTTTTGACCcctctaacacagacacacacatacagacagacacacatactgacacacgcgcgcgcacacacacacacacacactaaatatatatctatatcccGCCCACCCCTCCACTCCCACAGGGTGCCCCAGAGAGTGTGATGGAGCGTTGCCAGTACCTGCGTGTTGGCACAGGGAAGGTGGCGCTGACCATGCCCCTGAAAGAGCAGCTCACCTCCCTGATCAGGGACTGGGGCACGGGCAGGGACACGCTGAGATGCCTGGGCATGGCTACACGGGACTCGCCACCTAGACAACAGGACATGGATCTGGAGAACTCCACCAAGTTTGCTGAGTATGAGGTCAGTCAGAGACGAACAAGAAGCTGGGTGAATGCCAGACTCGTGGGCAGACTAGGCAAGGAGATTACTCACTCAAAAAAGCAAAGAATGTtgttgtgtttaaaaaaaaaagttgaactGGTTCCTGTTGGGAAAGACCATCCACATTGAAAGAATGGATAACGATCATCGTATTTGAAATGGTTTAGTTCTACGGTGACGCCGGTCATCGATCCTTCGCTACATCCAGGTTGTATTTGAATGCTTGACTGGGTGTTTGACGTTTATCCATCTTGTGCTTACTGGTTCATTCTACTGTCTTTcccctctacccttccctccactcttgctctctcactcctcctcgtcctcctctgtctctcgctcctcctcgctcctcctctgtctctcgctcctcctcctcctcctcctctgtctctcgctcctcctcgtcctcctctgtctctcgctcctcctcgtcctcctctgtctctcgctcctcctctgtctctctctctacctctctccccagaCGGGCCTAACGTTCGTTGGCTGTGTGGGTATGCTGGACCCGCCCAGGAAGGAGGTGATTGGTTCCATCCAGCTGTGCGCCGAGGCTGGCATCCGTGTCATCATGATCACCGGGGACAACAAGGGCACGGCCGTGGCCATCTGCCGACGCATCGGTATCTTCGGCGAGGATGAGGATGTAGTGGGCAAGGCCTACACGGGCCGAGAGTTTGATGACCTGCCCATAGACTCCCAGAGAGAcgctgtgaagagggcacggtgCTTTGCCCGCGTGGAGCCTGCCCACAAATCTAAGATTGTGGGCTTCCTGCAGTCGTTTGATGAGATCACTGCCATGGTGAGAAGAGGGTTGACACACAGCTCCTACCCTAGTCCTTTAACTGCATGGCTGTGGGAGCTCAGCGCCTCATTTCATTATAATCCTGACTTGATCTAGATTAATATtgactttattttattataatccTGACTTGATCTAGATTAATATtgactttattttattataatccTGACTTGATCTAGATTAATATtgactttattttattataatccTGACTTGATCTAGATTAATATTGACTTTATTAATCCTGACTTGATCTAGATTAATATtgactttattttattataatccTGACTTGATCTAGATTAATATtgactttattttattataatccTGACTTGATCTAGATTAATATTGACCTTATTAATCCTGACTTGATCTAGATTAATATtgactttattttattataatccTGACTTGATCTAGATTAATATTGACCTTATTTCATAATAATCCTGACTTGATCTAGATTAATATTGACTTTATTTCATTATAATCCTGACTTGATCTAGATTAATATTGACCTTATTTCATAATAATCCTGACTTGATCTAGATTAATATTGACTTTATTTAATTATAATCCTGACTTGATCTAGATTAATATTGATCTTGTTTCATTGGTTTGCAAATTAATAAATTAATTCATAGATATGTTCGAGCTAATTCTTTGGATAAATCACTTCTGGGCCAATCTAATTCTGACTTGCCTTGACAATGTAAGAGTTCTGTGATAGATCAACTTTCCAAACTCATGTCTGTATAACATCTTAttaacccataagagtctaaCCCTATTAAATAAAGAAATGATTCaatattcctccctctctccacagacTGGTGATGGGGTGAATGACGCGCCAGCCCTGAAGAAGGCAGAGATTGGCATTGCCATGGGCTCGGGCACAGCTGTGGCGAAGTCAGCATCTGAGATGGTTCTGTCTGACGATAACTTCTCTACCATCGTGGCGGCTGTGGAGGAGGGCAGGGCCATCTACAACAACATGAAGCAGTTCATACGATACCTCATCTCCTCCAACGTGGGAGAGGTCGTCTGGTAAGCACTGACGcatgcactgcacacacacacacacacacatatgttttactatccttgtggggacctaaaattgaTTACCATTCAAAATGCTATTTCCCCTAACATTAACCATGCAGTGTTGTctcttgtgtgtttttttgtcctatatttatattgaatttatttatttttttggaattatcccaggcccccgtccccgcaggaggccttttggtaggccgtcattgtaaataagaatttgttcttaactgacttgcctagttaaatcaaattaaattaacaTTTTACCCTGAACCTAGCCCCTAAAATAGCCGTTTGTCCTCGTGAGGACCtgggaaatgtccttgttttactcTCCTTGTTGGGTCTGGGGGATTTCCAGTATCCATGACGATAGTAATGCAAGCCCACcacatcagacagacacacatacgtCGTCCAGACTCCTAACCAGAGTTCTCAGGAATACTGACTCTGGTCTTTATGTCTTTCTGATGTGTTTTTCCCCCCTCGCTGTCTGGAAGCATCTTTTTGACGGCCATCTTGGGTCTTCCTGAGGCTCTGATCCCGGTCCAGTTGCTGTGGGTCAACCTGGTGACAGATGGTCTCCCTGCGACTGCCTTGGGCTTCAACCCCCCAGACCTGGACATCATGGACAAGCCGCCCCGCAACCCCAAGGAGCCCCTCATCTCTGGGTGGCTGTTCTTCAGATACCTGGCCATCGGAGGTGAGACACTGTCTGGTCTACTGGACACTGGTTAGAATACATTGGCAGCTCATTCAGACTCTCTTGTATCCGTAATGTATTCTTGTGAGCTATAATCATTAGTTTCATGCTAGCTACTTAAAGATTATCCATTGGGGATTAAATCATGATGGACTTGGATCTCACTGTTGctgggtctctgtctgactgtgtgtcctTGCAGGGTATGTTGGTCTGGGCACGGTGGGTGCTGCCACCTGGTGGTACTTGTTTGATGATGAAGGTCCTCACGTGTCCTTCTACCAGCTGGTGAGTGGAAACAAACACACCATTACAAAGACTTCACTAGGGCCTTATTCATTAGACACCAAgtggaagaaaacagactgaaacagggagggactgtcCAATGAGAAACTGGTTTGCTACAGTGTGTCCTAATGAGTACAGTAAGACCTAGTGTTGAATatgtattaggatccccattagtcttCCTAAGGTCCAAACAGGGTTAAAACAATGACATCTCAACAAAACAACAGCCTACATACATAAAAACACAACATTATAAAGTCATTATTACATTTTAACTCTATTACAAAGTAAcaatataactgtgtgtgtgtgtgtgtgtgtgtgtgtgtgtgtgtgtgtgtgtgtgtgtgtgtgagagagagattgtctCTCTTCACGGTCCGCGTTATACCGtttatctgttgttgttttttaaaatctgattttactgaTAGTTTGAGTTAATTGATATGGAAGAGTTCCATGAGGTCATATCTTATCTCTGCCGCCCCTAGAAAAGTTCTGGTGGAAAGTCACTTTTGAAtcacctcgtgtgtgtgtgtgtgtgtctgttttcagACCATAGTGCTTTATCACGTAGGACTGATCTGGACTGGATTTGGCTGTTCTTATGGTCAGCCCCAGGTTACCCCATCAGCTGTTTGCCGTGACGACGGTCTCTAGGGGTCATACAAACAGAGCAATAGAATTGGAGGAGAATGAGACATGTGGTCTGAGAGAAGGAAGAAGAATGTCAGAGAAACAGGAAGAATAATGTTAGAGAAACAGGAAGAATAATTTCAGAGAAACAGGAAGAAGAATGTTAGAGAAACAGGAAGAAGAATGTTAGAGAAACAGGAAGAAGAATTTCAGAAAAACAGGAAGAAGAATTTCAGAGAAACAGGAAGAAGAATGTTAGAAAAACAGGAAGAAGAATGTTAGAGAAACAGGAAAAAGAATGTTAGAGAAACAGGAAGAAGAATGTTGGAGAAACAGGAAGAAGAATGTTAGAGAAACAGGAAGAAGAATGCTAGAGAAACAGgaagaacaggagaggaggaggaggagaggaactgaGTCCAAGGGTCTCCCGCAGCTGCTGTGGGGTTCGGATCTGATCTGGGACCCAACACAGCCTGTCTCAGGGGGGTTAGGTCACTTCCTGTGGACAcagcacacattcacacacactgtgTTCTCCGAATGTTCTGATCATTTACTTGTGGGAAGTCAGTCAAGTTCATCTAAGACCATGTAAGAAGCTTTGGAATAATACTCAAGAGTATAATTCATGTATCTACAGTGCATctgactccttgactttttccacattttgttaaattaaagccttattctaaaatatattacattgtccccccccctcaatctacacacaatactccataatgacaaagcaaaaacagtttttgagaaattttagcaaatgtttaaaaaatatatatttaaaagaaTCAGCGGaaatatcacaattacataagtattcagaccctttactcagtactttgttgaagcacctttggcagcgattacagcctcgcgtcttctttggtatgacgctacaagcttggcacacctgtatttggggagtttctcccattcttctctgcagatcctctcaagctctgtcaggttgggtggagaatgtcgctgcacagctattttcaggtctctccagagatgttcgatcgggttcaagtccgggctctggtgtaactgagtcaggtttgtagacgtCCTTCCTTGCACACACCTTATCAGTTCTGCCcagacattttctataggattgaggtcagggctttgtgatgaccactccaatacctggactttgttgtccttaagccattttgccacaactttagaagtgtgcttggggtcattgtccatttggaagacccatttgcgaacaagctttaacttcctgactgatgtcttgagatgggccactcaaagacattcatatACTTTTctagaagccactcctgtgttgtcttggctgtgtgcttagggtcgttgtcctgttgaaaggtgaacctttgccccagtctgaggtccttagcactctggagcaggttttcatcaaagatctctctgtactttgctccattcatctttccctcgatcctgactagtctcccagtctctgccactgaaaagcatcccca
Encoded proteins:
- the LOC139399587 gene encoding sarcoplasmic/endoplasmic reticulum calcium ATPase 3-like — translated: VIRQLMKKEFTLEFSRDRKSMSVYCTPTNKTGSGCKMFIKGAPESVMERCQYLRVGTGKVALTMPLKEQLTSLIRDWGTGRDTLRCLGMATRDSPPRQQDMDLENSTKFAEYETGLTFVGCVGMLDPPRKEVIGSIQLCAEAGIRVIMITGDNKGTAVAICRRIGIFGEDEDVVGKAYTGREFDDLPIDSQRDAVKRARCFARVEPAHKSKIVGFLQSFDEITAMTGDGVNDAPALKKAEIGIAMGSGTAVAKSASEMVLSDDNFSTIVAAVEEGRAIYNNMKQFIRYLISSNVGEVVCIFLTAILGLPEALIPVQLLWVNLVTDGLPATALGFNPPDLDIMDKPPRNPKEPLISGWLFFRYLAIGGYVGLGTVGAATWWYLFDDEGPHVSFYQLRHFMQCSEDNLMFQGIDCEVFESRFPTTMALSVLVTIEMFNSLNSLSENQSMIRMPPWVNFWLLGAIFLSMSLHFLILYVEPLPLIFQVIPLTWCQWIVVLKISFPVILLDEALKYISRNHLDDNDDKKYRNRQLKY